In Aulosira sp. FACHB-615, the DNA window TTTGATTTTCATATCATGGGCGATCGCCTCGCCCAACTGGTGCAATCAGGAACAATCAGCAATTTCCTCGCCATACTGTTTGCGATTTTGGTTTTCCTCGGCCCTGTTGCTAAATCAGCCCAGTTCCCCCTCCATGTCTGGCTACCAGATGCAATGGAAGGCCCGACACCAATTTCCGCCTTAATCCACGCCGCCACAATGGTGGCAGCAGGTGTATTTCTGGTAGCCCGGATGTACCCTGTGTTTGAACATGTCCCCGCCGCGATGAACGTAATTGCCTTTACTGGGGCATTTACAGCATTTTTAGGGGCGACAATTGCAATTACGCAAAACGACATCAAAAAAGGCTTGGCCTACTCCACCATTTCCCAATTAGGTTACATGGTGATGGCGATGGGCGTAGGTGCTTACAGTGCTGGCTTATTCCATCTGATGACTCACGCTTACTTCAAGGCGATGCTGTTCTTGGGTTCCGGTTCTGTGATTCACGGGATGGAAGGAGTCGTTGGCCATGACCCTGCTTTAGCCCAAGATATGCGACTGATGGGCAAACTGCGGAAATATATGCCCATCACAGCTATTACCTTTTTGATTGGCTGCTTGGCAATTTCCGGGATGCCTCCGTTTGCAGGTTTTTGGTCAAAAGATGAAATTCTCGGTAAGGCTTTTGCTGCTAATCCATTTTTGTGGATCATTGGCTGGCTAACGGCGGGAATCACTGCTTTTTATATGTTTAGAATGTATTTCATGACATTTGAAGGCAAATTCCGGGGTACTGACGAGAAAATCAAAGCCAAACTTAAGAAAGCATCAACCATCATTCTGGAATTAGAAGCTGAAGAACCAGCCCCGAATTTTGGCCCTGGGGCGATGAAACATGGTGAACTAGCCGCAACAGGAGACCATCATGGTTCTCATGGTCATCACAGCGATTCTCCCCATGAATCACCGTGGACAATGACCTTGCCATTATTAGTGTTGGCTGTACCTTCAATTTTGATTGGTTTGGTAGGAACTCCCTTTGCTAATTATTTCGAGGAATTTATTTACTCACCTAACGAAACTCTCGCTGAAGTTTTAGAAAAAGCCGCCGAATTTGAGCCGACGGAATTTTATATTATGGCGGGGGCTTCTGTGGGAATTTCCTTGATTGGGATTACCTTGGCTTCCTTGATGTACTTGCAACGGAAAATTGACCCTGCTGCGATCGCTGCTAAAATTAAGCCTTTGTACGAGCTATCCCTCAACAAGTGGTACTTTGATGACATTTACCATCGTGTCTTTGTCCTCGGCTTGCGTCGCCTAGCTAGACAAGTCATGGAAGTTGACTTCCGCGTTGTTGATGGTGCTGTTAACCTCACAGGCTTTTTCACCCTAGTCAGTGGCGAAGGGCTGAAATATTTAGAAAATGGTCGCGTTCAATTCTATGCCTTGATTGTGTTTGGCGCAGTTTTGGGCTTGGTGATCGTTTTTGGCATTACCTGATTTTTTAGGGTGGGCGACTGTCCACCCTTCAGTTTTTCATTTTTGAGAGTCTGAATTTAGGCTCTTTTTTTAGGCCTAAAAATTTTGAGAGAGTTCTTGCGTATCGCAAGATTAACCTTGTTCTTGGTAATAACGATCTAAAAAACTTTGGATGAGAGCAGAAGATGCACGAAAGGTGGTTAATTGCAATTTAGAAATGGTGTTAGGAAAATCGATTATATCTTGGGTTCCTGCACGATAAAGAACACCAAGTAAACCTGTAACATTAAGACCTTGTGCGATCGCTGCTTGTCGAGCATCCAGATCATCTAAGATCACTAGGGCAGCGTTGAGTTGAACAGCCAGAGAAATGGTTTCTTGCTCACCCATACCAAGTTTGCTAGATAAGTTAGGTAATAGGGGCGTGGTAGTTTGAATCTCTAACCAGCTTGGAGATTGGGTAATCCAGTTTTGAACTTGGATGTAAGAACCTTCGGCAAGAAGTTCTGTGCAGACAGCATTAGGGATGATAATGCGACCGAAAAGTTGAGGCAGAATTTCAATACACTCAATCAAGATGAGATAGCACAAAGGTGAAGTATCGCAAACAACTATCATGGCTGAGTCATCGCTTGATCAATAGCTTGCAAATCTTGCTCTAAGTCAGCTAAGGTGTAGGCTTGGTAAGCTTCATAGGCTTTAAGAAAAGCATCGGTAGCTAGTCGAGAAGAAAGATTTAACAGACGTTGAACTTGAGCAGTAGAAATTTGCCGATGGCGATAAGCTTCCACTACCAGCGATTCTAAGGCGCGGCGAGAAAGTTGGTCAGGGGTATTAGCGAGTTGATGGGCAATGTCATCGGGTATTTCAATGGTAATTTGCATTTGTACTATCCTTTGATGGATGTATGATCCTTCTTTTTAAGAATAACTGAGCAGCATCAGAGATTTTGAGCAATGCTCCGGTTAGACTAGGCGATCGCAGGCAAAATCCAATTTCGAGAGATGATATTTTTCTTACACAGCGATGGTATATCTTTTTATTTGGCAGTCTCTGAGCCAAGTAGTATGTGTATGTATCCAAAACCTCTACACACCGCACTCATAAGCCCAATTTTCATAGAAAATTTTTGTGTGTAAATCCTAATAATCAAGACTTAGATATTGACAGCAAAGCCAAAATAACAGGTAAAGTTTACAGGTTGATAGCTGGATTTTTGAATGATATTTTAGCGAAGCTTACGGCGGGCTACGTCTACGCACTCAATCAAAGAAGATTAATTAAAGTCTGAAACAACGTATTTACGTTAATACACAAGATACTCGCTTTGTACAGTATGCAATTCCGAATAATATGCTTTTTTATTAAAAATATCTTAAATTTTTGATGTATTTTCCCGACATGGCTTTAGTATGCGTGGGGTAATCTTACTGTCATAGAGAGTATAAAAAAATGAAACTCTTTACATCTCTGAAAAATCTTGTGGCTTACTCACTGGTATTGCTAGTTACAGTTTGCGGTTTGTTGTTAACACCACCTAACGCTCTTGCTGTTTCTGTAGACTTTGGAGCTACACAGTATCTTGCCTTTGATGCTGGTACACAAACTCAAGATGTTGATGCTGCGATCGCATCTTACAGAAGCTTAAAGGGCAAAGTTTCCAAAAATGAAACCCTGACAACAGATGAAGTCAAAGGCGCTTTAGGGGTTATTAACGCAAAAATTAATGCCGCAGTACAAGAAAAGAAAGATGTTTTAGCAGCTGATCCAAGTGCATCAACTGAAAGTTTTGATTCATCAATTGCCTCTTACAGAAGCTTGAAGGGCAAAGTTTCCAAAAATGAAACCCTGACAATTGATGAAACCAAAGATGTATTAAAAGCTATTAATTCCAAAATTAATGCTCTAGTGCAAGAAAAGAAAGCTTAGTCAACAACTAAATAATTGATTGGTGCATAAATGCCCATCTATTTTTAGTCTATCGGGTGAGTTAGGATAGTCAAAATTTGCTTAACTCAATATCCACAATACCTGCTTTTAACTCACCTGATATGATACTTGTAGTGTAATGCTATAAAAGGTATTAATGAGAGTTAGCCTGCGTAAGCAGGCTTTGTTCGTATAGTCCCAGACTTCCTGCTTGGTATCAATCAACAGTCTTCGCCACACAAGTAAATTACCCAGACTGATTTGGGCAATATTAATACTAAGAATATCGCAATTTACTTGTTTTCCCTCTTTTAACTGGGCTGGAGATTAATCACTATGTTGCTTGAATCTAAGTATCAAGAGCTACCAACTTGTTGTCAGCAGCGAGATCATCTCATAACAGATTTAGAGAATACACAAAAATCACTTCAAGATACTCAGCAGAAATTATTTGCGTTGGTTGAGTATCATCCGTTAGGAATTATTCAATGGAATATAGATTTTGAGGTTTTAGACTGGAATCCGGCGGCTGAACGTATCTTTGGGTACAGTAAATCAGATGTACTCAATGTTCATATTGGAGAAATTCTCTTACCTAGTATTCCTAGAGAAGATGTCAATCAGTTAATGACTGCATTAATCAAACAACATGGAGGAAATTACTGTACTAATAATAATTTCACGAAAGATGGCAAAATGATTACTTGCGAGTGGCATCACACTCCTGTAGTGGATTGTCAAGGAAATGTGACTGGTGTTTTGTCTATCGTTGAAGATATTACAAGTCATAAAAATACTTATGTTACTGCCCACCAACAAGCAGAAATCACTCTCAAAAAATCCCTGAAAGAATTAGCAGATATCAAATTCGCTTTAGACCAATCATCGATTATTGCCGTAACTAACAATAAAGGGATGATTGAATATGTGAATGATAATTTTTGTCAAATCTCTCAATATCAACCAGCAGAACTAATCGGCAAAACCCATAGAATTATCAATTCTGGCTATCACTCCCAAGAGTTCTTTCAAGAGATGTGGTTAACTATTAGCCAGGGAAGGGTATGGAAAGGAGAAGTTAAAAATTTGGCAAAGGATGGCACATATTATTGGGTAGATACAACAATTGTACCTGTTTTAGATGAGCAAGGTAAACCCCAGCAATATGTAGCTATTCGTAATGATATTACTGCGCGTAAACAAACAGAAATCACGCTCAAAAAATCGCTCAAAGAAGTAGCAGATATCAAATTTGCTTTAGATCAATCATCAATTGTTGCGGTAACTAACAATAAAGGGATGATTGAATATGTGAATGATAAGTTTTGTCAAATTTCCCAATATCAACCAGCAGAACTAATTGGGAAAACCCATAGAATTATCAATTCTGGCTATCATTCCCAAGAGTTTTTTCAAGAGATGTGGTTCACTATTAGCCAGGGGAAAGTCTGGAAAGGCGAAGTGAAAAATTTAGCTAAGGATGGCACTTATTATTGGGTAGATACGACAATTGTGCCTTTGTTAGATGAGCAAGGCAAACCCCAACAATATGTAGCCATTCGTAATGATATTACTGCGCGTAAACAAACAGAAGCAGAACTCAGTCAAAAAGCCAAGGAATTAGAACAAGCTTTAGAGGAATTACAACATACACAATTGCAACTGATTCAAACGGAAAAAATGTCTTCTTTGGGACAACTAGTTGCGGGGGTTGCTCATGAAATCAATAACCCAGTGAGTTTTATTTTTGGCAATCTCAAACATGCCTATCAATATACTCAAAATTTGCTCAACATCCTGAAACTTTACCAATCTCATTATCCAGAACCAGACTTAGAAATTCAAGAAGAAGCTGAAAATTGTGATTTAGAATTTTTAGTCGAGGATTTGCCAAAACTTTATTCTTCAATGACAGTTGGAGCAAATCGCATCAGCGAGATTGTCGCTTCTCTCCGCAGCTTTTCTCGTCTGGATGAATCTGATTTAAAAGCTGCTGATATACATCAGGGTCTGGATAGTACTTTAATGATTTTAGAGCATCGTCTGGCATCTAAAACAGATAGACCCAAGATTTTAGTCATTAAGGAATATGGTAATTTACCTTTAGTTGAATGTTATGCTGGGCAACTCAACCAAGTATTTATGAATATTTTGCTGAATGCGATTGATGCGTTAGAAGAAAATGTCCAGCAGCTAACACCAACTATTTACATTCGTACAGCTATGCCAAATTCCACACAAGTCAAAATCAGCATCATCGATAATGGTGTGGGGATGTCAGATGAAGTCAGACAAAAAATATTTGACCCATTTTTTACAAGTAAACCTATAGGTAAAGGAACAGGGATGGGTTTGTCTATTAGTTACCAAATTATTACTAACAGACATCAAGGGTCTTTAGAATGTATTTCCTCTCCAGGAAAAGGTGCTGAATTTATCATGACAATTCCCGTTTACTTAAGGGCAGAGAGTTGAATCTGCCAACGGTCTTAATTACGAATTGTGAATTACGAATTACGAATTTTTATAAAAGGGTGCGATCGCAGTCCTAAAATTTTAGATAAACTGCTGGCTGAAAGCGGGTATTCTCACCGATACTGAGTCACCGCTAAAGTTAAAAAATACTACCACAACCACAAATGGGGATTGTCCACTTAATTAAATCAACCTAACAAGGAATGCCAAATCCCCAAAAAGCTGCTACTTAATAGCTAGGGCTTCCTTGATAAACATGATTTTGATTGTAGACAAATTGTGATGAATACAGCTAATTTCCCGTGGCTGACGACAATTATCCTCTTGCCGATTGCGGCATCACTCTTGATTCCGATTATCCCGGATAAAGATGGTAAAACAGTGCGTTGGTATTCCCTGATTGTCGGGTTGATAGACTTCGCGCTGATTGTCTACGCCTTTTATACCGGGTACGACTTCTCTAACCCAGATTTGCAGCTAGTTGAAAGTTATGCCTGGGTACCACAACTAGATTTGAAGTGGTCAGTAGGGGCAGATGGCTTATCCATGCCCCTAATTATTTTGACTGGATTCATTACTACCCTGGCAATACTAGCAGCTTGGCCTGTCACCCTCAAACCCAGGCTATTTTACTTTTTAATCCTGGCGATGTATGGCGGACAAATTGCCGTCTTCGCTGTGCAGGATATGTTGCTGTTTTTCTTGGTGTGGGAACTGGAATTGATTCCGGTTTACCTGCTGTTGGCAATTTGGGGTGGTAAAAAGCGGCAATACGCAGCGACCAAGTTTATTTTGTACACAGCTGGCGGTTCGCTGTTTATTTTGGTCGGCGCGTTGACGATGGCCTTTTATGGCGATACAGTCACCTTTGATATGCACTCTCTCGGCCTCAAAGATTACGCCCTCAATTTTGAGTTGTTACTCTATGCTGGCTTTTTGATTGCCTACGCCGTCAAATTACCCATCATTCCCCTGCATACCTGGCTACCCGATGCCCACGGTGAAGCAACAGCACCCGTACACATGTTACTGGCTGGTATTCTCTTGAAAATGGGCGGTTACGCCTTGATTCGGATGAATGCCCAAATGCTGCCCGATGCCCATGCGTATTTTGCCCCAGTTCTCGTCATTTTAGGGGTAGTTAACATTATCTACGCCGCCCTGACATCCTTTGCCCAGCGAAACCTCAAGCGCAAAATTGCCTACTCCTCAATTTCCCACATGGGCTTTGTGACTATTGGTATCGCCTCCTTCACTGATTTGGGCTTGAGTGGTGCAGTATTACAAATGGTGTCGCATGGCTTAATTGGGGCGAGTTTGTTCTTCTTGGTTGGTGCAACCTACGATCGCACACACACCCTAATGCTGGATGAAATGGGCGGTGTTGGTAAGCGGATGCAGAAAATTTTTGCTATGTTCACTACCTGTTCAATGGCTTCTTTAGCATTGCCAGGAATGAGCGGTTTCGTAGCAGAATTAATGATATTTGTGGGCTTTGCCACTAGCGATGCTTATAGCTCTACCTTCAAAGTTATCGTAGTCTTTTTGATGGCAGTGGGTGTAATTTTAACCCCAATTTATTTGCTATCAATGTTGCGGGAAATTTTCTACGGCAAAGAAAACGAAGAATTGGTTTCGCACCAGAAACTTATCGATGCCGAACCCCGCGAAGTCTTTATCATTGCTTGTTTGCTAGTACCAATTATTGGTATCGGGTTCTATCCTAAATTGCTGACTCAAATTTACGACGCTACAACCGTACAATTGACAGCAAGATTGCGCGATTCTGTACCAACTTTGGCACAGGAAAAAGAAGAAGCACCAAAGCTTTCATTGAATGCGCCAACAATTGGTAATTAGTCAGCAATTGATAAATACAATTATTTTTTCAGGCGGGTTTGATACTCGCCTTTTTTATATAGCAGTCCTATTTGAGAAATGAACAAGAGATATCAGATACCAAACTCTATAAACTTGTTAACGAACCACAGAGGAACAGAGAACGTAGAGAGGAGAGAGAAATGCTTTATAGGGCTGCTATAGTAATCCGGTTTGATTTCTGAATTTATTTGTGTAGGTAGGGAATAGGGAATGGGGAGTCGGGAGTAGGAAAGAAGCCTGATCTGAGTGTACTGATTTTTTTCCCAAATCAAATATGAGTCCTATATACAACTAAAGTAATAATTTAGATATGAAAACTTTGCGATATCTACATATATCAAAATTCCATTATTTTCTAAAATCTTTCTAGAAATCGCATCTACTCAGACCACTCATGTTAAACTACAACCCGTTACACTGTTTGCCATCTTCCGAAGAGCTACCAGACTCAGAGGATACACCTGTGGATAATGAACTACAAGATTTAATTCCCAGCTTGCTAAAATCGACACTCGCCTTTGTGTGGTCTGAGCGTTGGGATTGGTTTTTTGGCTTAAAGATGGGAATTTATTACGACCCAAAAAAAGCTGCGATCGCGCCTGATGCGTTTCTCAGTGTGGGGGTTAAACGCTTTATTGATGGTGACTTACGCCTGAGTTATGTAATGTGGGAAGAAAAACAACCACCAGTTTTAGCACTAGAGGTCGTTTCTCAAATCAGTCATGGTGAATACAGTACCAGAAAAGAATTTTACGCTAAAGAATTGGGTGTTTTATACTACGTTATCTACAAACCTCTGCGAAAGAAAAAGCCCCCTCTGGAAGTTTATCAATTACAGGACGGGGAGTATTTCTTAATACCAGGAAACCCGGTTTGGCTACCAGAAATTGGTTTAGGAATTGGTCTAGAACGGGGAATATATCAAGGTCTTGCACGAGAATGGTTGTATTGGTATAACGAGGAAGGACAAAAGATACTCACCCCCGAAGAACGCATTTACGAAATCGAAGCACAATTAAATTTTGAGCGTCAGCTACGTATCCAAACAGAACAAAAAATGCAATTGCTGGCTGAACAATTAAGAGCTTTAGGTGTAGAACCTGAAAGTTTAGCCTGAAGACTATTATTACAGAACTTTTGAAATTAAGTAATGAGTAGTAAGTAGTGAGTAATAAGTCAATTTCTGACTCATTATTCATTACTTTTTTCAATCAGTTGCTGTACCTCGTAAAAATCGAAGCCATATAAAGGAAAGGACAGGATTGAGTAACATGACTTGTGATATGTAGGACTCATATTTGATTTCTGAAAAAAATCAGTACGCCCAGATCAGCCGTCTTTCCGACTCTCTACTCCCCATTCCCTACTCCCTGCTTACACAACTAGATTCAGGAATCAAACCGTATTCCTATAGCAGTCCTAAATCATTCGTAAACTCAAAGATCCCCGACTTCTTGAAGAAGTCGGGGATCTGAGCCTCTCGATTTTTACACATCAAATAGGATTGCTATATTTGGATCTGTTTTTGGTGCAAGGTTGTTAATCAACCAACTAACTAGGGAATTATAAAACTAATTGCTTGTTGACAATTTAGTTGCATAAATATTCTCCTAGAATATGGACATTAAATTAGGGTTCGGCTCTATCCCAAAACCTCAGTATGTATTTGTGAGTAAAGAAAGTGATCATTGTTGGTATATGCTTTCTGATGATGGTAAACAAATACCCATTTATGACAGAGCGTTAACAGGGGTGATTACGGAAATAGAAGTTAACAAAATAGTAGAAACTTCTCAGGGAAAAAGTGAAAAAACAGATTTACATATTTTGGCAGATAAGCCTTATATTATTCGTTCAGGAAGTGAGTCTTATTTCTCCAAGGGTTTACTGCTCTCACTTGAGGCCTTAAGCTATGAACAATTGCTTCAGCCACTAACAATTGCGGTGAGTCCAGGGGAAAAAGCCATAGTATTTTGTACAATTTATCATCCAGTGACTTATCGCTCTGTAGGCGTAAGTTGGGATGGACATAAGGAAATAGACTGGCAAGTTTTAGGAAAACAAGTAAGTCTGAAAATTAACGGTACAAAAACTGTAACTTCAGACACAAGAGAAATACTGAATAATGAAGTTACAGCAGAAATTCGTGCTGATTTTATTGCTAAAACCAACGCATATTTATCACAGTTAAATTGGACTCCCCAGCAAGGGAGAGAGTATTTACAGCAAAAATATGGCAAGAAATCACGCTACCATCTCTCGGAGACAGAACTTGTAGATTTTGTGGACTACCTGAAGTTACAACTGGCTCTGAGCTATTAAAGAATTGAATATATTCAAAATGCGATCGCCTAATTTACCGAATTTTATCACCTGGTGGAGGGCGATCGCTCTTTTATAATCTCTGAATACGGGAGACAAGGGAGACAGAGTAGACAAGGTAGACAAAATCTCGAAAATGCTAACTCTGCTAAATCTTGTTATAACAGTTTTACTGTTTGGTACTCACAACCGCAAACAGCCAGAATAAAATACTGTAGCCATCAGTTATCAAGCCGGTCAAGTTTGTATGCACTCGGAATTGCCAATTATTACTAGCGATCGCTTATTATTACGCATTGCCATCAAAGAAGATATTCCCCAAATCCTAAAATATTTTTTAGACAACAAATCTTATCTAACTCCTTTTTATCCTAAATGGGGGGATGGTTTTTTTACAGAAGAGTATTGGCAATATCAACTAGAAAATACATTTTTAGAATTTATTCATGACCAATCTTTAAAATTATTTATATTTCCTCGCAAAAATCCTAAAATTATTATTGGTACAATTAATTTTAATAATTTTATTCGGGGAGCCGCCCATTTTTGTTATGTAGGTTATAGCCTAGCCGAACATCAGCAAGGTAAAGGCTACATGACAGAAGGATTAAAAGCCGCAATTCAATATGTATTTGATGATTTAAATTTTCATCGCATTATGGCAAATTATATGCCACATAACCAACGTAGCGGCAATGTCCTCAAACGTTTAGGCTTTGTGGTTGAAGGATATGCCAGAGACTATTTATTAATTAACGGCAAGTGGCAAGACCATATTCTGACCAGTCTCACTAATCCTCATTGGCAACCAGAGAAATATTAAATTCTGGTAAATTAATCTTCTTGAGGCAAATTCTCATCTACAGAAGTAGGGGGATTTTCCTCATACAACTCATCATGATTATTAGGAGGGTTACAAACTATCACCACCTCTGTTTCTTTAGAGTGGTGAGTTCCCCATTGGTCTAATACATCTTTGATTAAAACTTCTTGTACCCAAATTTTAGCAACAACTGTTAAAGGCAAAGCTAAAAATAAGCCTAAAAAGCCGAAGAATGTCACAAAAAATAGTTGAGAAATTAAAGTCACGGCGGGTAACAATGAAACTTGTTGTGCCATGACATAAGGTGTAATAAAATTACTTTCAGTTTGTTGAATAAAAAAGTAGAGAATCAAAACAGCAACAGATTTCCAAGGAGCATCTAATAAAGCGATCGCCATTGCGGGGACTAAACTCAGTGTCGGGCCAAGATTGGGTATTAAATTTAAAAATCCTGCCAACACAGCTAAAGCCAAGGCTGCTTTTACACCCAAAACTGATAAGCCAACCACACTCATCAAACCGACGACACCCATCGCAATCAGCGCACCTGTCACCCATCCTTGCAGTGAAAGTTCGCATTTATCTAAAATGCCATCTACCCGACGGCGATAAAAAGAAGGAAACACGCGAATAAAAACTCGGCGGTAAGCTACAGGATCAGCTAACAGCATTCCTGTCCACACCAGCACCAACAAAACCTTTAGAACAACTTCTAAAGAACTGGAGACAAAGGCAAAGGAACTTCCCAAAACACGATTAATAAAAGGCTGTGCCTGCTGAATTAAACTGTTGAGATCGGGTATGTAGGGGACTAATTGGCTAGGAACCCTGGTTTTCATTTCATCCAGCCAACTATTAAAGCGTTCTAAACCTTGGGGAACCCGGTAAGTTAACTCATGAAATTGTTGGGCAAAAGGTGGCACAATCAACAAGAAAAAACCCACCACCGCAGCAAAAAAGAGAGCCACTGAAATGATGACAGCAAAACCGCGCTTAATTCCTAAGTTTTGGAAACGTTTGGCTAACCGATTTAAAGTACTGGCTAACACTACGGCGGCAAACATCAGCAACAAAACTTCTTTGATTTGCCACAAAATGTATAAAGAAAGAATTATGGCGATTAAACCGATCCATTGACCAAGATTCACAGGTTAACTCCCGGCTGTTGGTGATGCAGTTAGGTTAGCTGATTTTAGCAATAACGCCTAGACGATTTAAGTTAAATTTGTTTTTGTTTGAAATCGCCAGAATAAAGCGATCGCTATAATTACAGTCGGTGACAACACTAAAATTAAGGCATTGGCAGTTGTCGCCGGAAGTGGCACACTTGGCAAAATATACTTAATCGCCGCAGATAACAAAGCTGACAGTACAAGCAGTTTGGCAATAAAAATTAACTGGTTTGGCATAGCAGTACGGCAATTCACCTTTTTCTGTAGGGTATACCCGAATATAAGCTCAAAGGCAGACTCTCTACAATATTCACATAAGTACACAAACTAGAGGCTAGTAGAACAAGGCAAAAGTCAAAAGGCAAAAGTAAAAAGAAAAAATATTGACGCTGGACTTTTGGCAAAAAATTAATTAAGGATAAATCAAAATGCCTGTAGAAAAAAATAACCAAAATCCTATCAAACCGCCAAGAGTGAGGCAGTTTGGTGGTAGCTTACTAATACTACTGACTCTGTTATTACTGCTTAATTTTATTGTTCCTAGTTTCTTTGGGCCACGATTGCCACAAGTGCCTTATAGTGACTTTGTGGCACTAGTTCAGCAAGGTAAAGTAGACCGTGCTGTAGTGGGAGGCGATCGCATTGAATACACTATTAAAGCACAAACCCCCGATGGCAAAACGACTGAACAGGTATTTGCCACCACGCCTGTAGCCCTAGATTTAGATTTACCGAAGATTCTGCGCGAGAATAAGGTTGAGTTTGCTGCACCACTCCCAGACCAAAATGCTTGGATAGGAACTCTTTTGAGTTGGGTTGCGCCACCATTAATATTCTTTGGGATTTGGGGCTTTTTAAT includes these proteins:
- the rimJ gene encoding ribosomal protein S5-alanine N-acetyltransferase translates to MHSELPIITSDRLLLRIAIKEDIPQILKYFLDNKSYLTPFYPKWGDGFFTEEYWQYQLENTFLEFIHDQSLKLFIFPRKNPKIIIGTINFNNFIRGAAHFCYVGYSLAEHQQGKGYMTEGLKAAIQYVFDDLNFHRIMANYMPHNQRSGNVLKRLGFVVEGYARDYLLINGKWQDHILTSLTNPHWQPEKY
- a CDS encoding AI-2E family transporter produces the protein MNLGQWIGLIAIILSLYILWQIKEVLLLMFAAVVLASTLNRLAKRFQNLGIKRGFAVIISVALFFAAVVGFFLLIVPPFAQQFHELTYRVPQGLERFNSWLDEMKTRVPSQLVPYIPDLNSLIQQAQPFINRVLGSSFAFVSSSLEVVLKVLLVLVWTGMLLADPVAYRRVFIRVFPSFYRRRVDGILDKCELSLQGWVTGALIAMGVVGLMSVVGLSVLGVKAALALAVLAGFLNLIPNLGPTLSLVPAMAIALLDAPWKSVAVLILYFFIQQTESNFITPYVMAQQVSLLPAVTLISQLFFVTFFGFLGLFLALPLTVVAKIWVQEVLIKDVLDQWGTHHSKETEVVIVCNPPNNHDELYEENPPTSVDENLPQED